The Nicotiana tomentosiformis chromosome 2, ASM39032v3, whole genome shotgun sequence genome includes the window ATCAGAACTAAAACTaaggtaaatttgaagaaaatagcatatcttatctaggaaatcaatcttttacttatctacaacttgagaataaaaaggaaatccacactttacaagctatacgtaagtatgccacaaaatttctcataaattagagagatttttattttttaaaattatttttagccggatccccgcacacgtatccgtactaggatccatatccccgaatcttaaaatttacaTCTTGaaagatccgacctctagatccgcacccgtgtcggacacccgcatccgtgtccgagcaacttaggtggAAGCATGAATGGATCAAAGTTGACTCTCTTGAAGCAAGCAGTGTGCTTTGTGATAGATAACTTGGGGCCTTCCGACCTGCTAGCTATTGTTACTTTCTCATCAAGAGCTCAAAGAAACTTTCCCTTGCGAAGGATGACTGAACAAGGGCGTCAAGAAGCTGCACTAGCTATCAATGGTATTTCAGCAAATGGTGGGACAAATATTGTGGAAGGACTCAAGATTGGGGCTCGTGTTCTTGAAGAAAGGCTTGAAAAGAATCCAGTCGCGAGTATCATTCTCTTGTCTGATGGGAGAGACACCTATAACAGTGATAATGTGAATCGACGCAATAGCAATAGAAATCATAGATCCTCAAATCCAACATTGATCCCTGATTATTTGAGTCTATtgccttcttccattcgtccttgcAATAGAGAAGTGCCAGAGGCAGAGGATTTGTCAACTTTCCCTGTTCATACGTTCGGGTTTGGTCCAGACCATGATTCTTCTGCTATGCATGCTATATCTGATGCATCAGGGGGCACATTTTCATTCATTGAATCTGTTATTACTGTTCAAGATGCATTTGCAATGTGTATTGGTGGTCTCCTCAGTGTTGTAGTCCAGGAGCTTCAACTTAGCTGCACAGCAGCATCACCTGGAGTGAAGATTGTGTCCATTCCTTCAGGAAGATATGCAAGTGAAATTTCCGAACAAGGACAGCAAGGCATaattaacatcggggacttgtaTGCAGATGAGGAGAAAGAGTTTCTCGTATACTTGTCTATTCCCTCAGTTAAAACTGCTCAAGTTGAGGACATGGTGGAAACATCACTCTTGCAAATTGTTTGTTCTTACAAAAATACTGTGTCCAACGAAATGGTCAGAGTGGAGGCTAAGACAGTTAAGATACGTCGACCTCAAGTGCTGTCTCCTACAGATGTAGTAGTAAGCCTGGAGGTTGATAGGCAGATAAACCGCCTAGCAGTAGAGGAAACGATAGCAGAGGCACAAGAGATGGCAGAGAGGGGAAATCTTGAGGGTGCACAGGCTCTGCTAAATAACAGAAGGTCTTGCCTTTTGTCTTCAGCATCTGCCCAAGCAGGTGATGGTCTGTGTAACAGGCTTGACGCTGAACTGACTGAAATCACAGAGATGATGGCAAGTGAAGAACTCTACGAGCAAATGGGATGAGCTTATATGCTCTCTGGTTTAAGCTCACATTTTTGGCAGAGATCCACAACTAGGGGTGATACAACTATACAGCTAATACTACTAGGTGAGAGCTCAAACAATACAGGTGCCGTTGGCTATGAAACTCCAAGTATGTTAAGCATGGTCTCAAAGTCACAGAGCTTAACTATTAGTAATCCTCTTTGAACAAGTTCTGGATAAAGATTGCTAACTTCATTAGTTCTCAGGTTGATAGGTAAAATAGAACATGTTTAGTGACAAAATTCTGTGGAATTTAACTCTAGTAATGCCGCCTTTTCCCTGTCCCCCCGTTGGTCATTAGCAAATTAGATTCTTATCATTTGACTACTCAATAGATTGGAATGAAACATTTAGAGTTTACAACTTTATATATATTCCGCTATTTTCTGTTAAAGTGCTTTCTTTATTAAGTATCTTTTTCTatttaattttgttttgttttacaaGCATGAGAGTTATTATAACTTCGGCCAAAGGGTTTTTGCCAAATCTTCCAAACATGCTGTTGTAACCCCCCCACCCCCCCACCCCTGTGGTGGCCTCCTCTTAGCCTGCCTCAACTCCCTTTCCTCCAAGAACCGTAGACAGACACATATTGGATGCTTATTTGGCTAACTGCAGAGGCAAGAATTTCATCAAGGTAATTCAAAAAATTACTCTTGTGCGTAGAGAATTCAACAATTTTTGTctacaccaaaaaaaaaaaaaaaaaaaaatcatctcTATGCATAGTACAATTTTCTGGCAGGGTGATTCAGTAAATGGAACCCTTCGGTAACGGAAATGTAAAAATTGTTGTAGTGTGGATGACAATTTAGATATTTGCCTGCTTTAAGACCATTTTTGTCTTTAACTCTTATCCAGCTATTGTTAATACTAGTAAATGTTGGTCGCACGGGCCAACAACACAGATACAAATGTTTTATTGCATCTTATAATTTCTTTTTCATTCAATTTTTTGCTTCATTTTTGTTTGTTTTAGATAATCCAAAGATTTAAAAGTTGCTTGTGATTTAAATTTGTTGCTCATGAGATATTAAAACAATTTCAAACTTTAAAATATGTGTaaacggtcgaaatagatttcggccttcgcacgtctgatcgagttcgaaagataagcgatcgaagtgagacttcgagatgagttccgaagatggtacaaacaagcttcaaaCTCGAGGGcccgatcaatgtcgagttcgatatcattatcaagctcgaatccaaatcaaactatgatgcaaagtaaagctatcaagcttatgatccagagaccgaccgATATTGACTCCGAATCAACtcaagggtccgagtcagaatcgagcttaagccaagatcgagagctcgagtctggatcgagctcaagccaagatcgagagctcgagtcaagatcgagctcacatacaaaagccgttgcaatcccactagaggagagaatcttggcagtaattatgaaaaagctgatcTATCATGGACTTCCCactgagtatttttaattatatttaaagtaagatccctctactataaaggacGAGGGTTATCATTTCTGGAAGGGCAGTTTTCACAAAGAGctcacattgtaattcaagcacgaTATCATCttatattcaagagttactctTTTAAGCCTAAAAAACTGatccatcttgcttagtcctaaaaattattttcttcacaactttgtttattttacattctttgcagttcatatttgatattttcttttatccttacgatttgtattaagctataccacatatccttagatctacgtataaattcaactctatccgtttttcgggtaaacagtttggcgcccaccgtgaggctaaagataacagtggttatttgatacgaatctgaaaaaatacgccattgtgttttgcgcttgtttccgaaaatatcttgaatttcggatTAGCTACGCctaaccaccaatcaaatggcttcaccaatcgacaaCAGAGTCGGCCTTCAAGACGAAaataacaacttgacacccagtactgaaagaccacttgtaaacaccgttggagctcgaatcggagcgccaatagatatcaattcgcatgtagccattgaggcgaacctacatgctGAACTCAAGAATAGCATCCATGGTGgtactcggtctgcagctcgagatacccataacgtcgaggaaaacggcaTTAGCTTGCGTGTTATTTTTGAAATGTTGTAagcccaacaggcagcaatagctcagttgcagagtcaaacccagctACGAAGCAGGCCGGAACccaatccacctcgagaaatcacccacagaacggggccagccatagtgaagtcaaatgagcaagaatcggggactactcccgaaattgctaaattgctcgaggaactcacaaagcgagtcgaagccaacgataaaaagtagaaacttataactctagggtcgatcagatcccgggagctccaccaatgataaaagggttggattcgaaaaaaatcgtgcaaaaaccttttccctcgagcacAATCCCGAAACTAATCCCCATAacatttcgtatgcccgaaatttccaaatataatggaacgaccgatcccaacgagcacgtcacttcttacacatatgccatcaagggcaatgatttagaagacgatgaaatcgaatatgtgttgttaaaaaaattcggaaagaccctctcgaagggggcaatgatttggtatcacaacctaccaccaaattccatcgactcattcgccatgttagcagattcttttgtgaaagcacatgccggtgccataaaagtcgcaacaaggaaatcggacctcttcaaggtaagacaaaaggataacgagatgctgagggagttcgtatctcgttttcaaatggaacgaatggacttgccaccagtcacagacgattgggctattcaggctttcactcaaggtttgaacaaaaaaagttcgacggcttcacggtgattaaagcataacctgattGAATACGCAGCCATCacgtgggccgacgtgcacaatcggtaccaatcaaaaattagggtcgaagatgattaATTGGGGTCTAAACCCACTGTTTGAAGGGGTACTAATCGAGAACGAGGTCCGATCggggatcgataccaaccgtacaaTGGAAGCCACAAAGtcagtgaatcgagacataacctcgggcaaaataacaaaagaagtgatcgaggtcaagggtcccgggggctgatgaacagaaataggttcgataggcctgccggatctaaggaagcacctcggctatcggaatataacttcagcattgatgcatccgccatcgtttcggctatcggacgcattaaagatactaaatggcctcgacccatgcataCCGATCCttcccagaggaatcccaatcaaatgtgtgaatatcatggcacccatggccacagaacggaagattgcaggcaactaagagaggaagtagcccggctaTTCAACAAAGGGAACCTTTGAGAATTTttgagcgatagggcgaagaaccattttaaaaacagggatttcggcaagcaaaacgaacaagacgaaccacagcacgtcattcacatgatcatcggcagcGCCAATatccctcagggaccagtgcttaaacgcactaagacatcgattgtgagagaaaagcgatctcgaactcaagattacacacccataggaactttgtccttcaatgatgaagatgcagaaggaatcATACAACCTCttaacgatgcactagtaatattcgtactcatgaata containing:
- the LOC104112136 gene encoding E3 ubiquitin-protein ligase WAV3-like, which translates into the protein MPSDDNSHSKSPANPPSSSSSSLSHFSRSFTTTTRSSKRTCAICLGSMKAGNGQAIFTAECSHAFHFSCIGNSVKHGNRLCPICRCKWKEIPLQFPTFSTDVNGINVGGSRVSPYHVVLEDPVNFSCPLPTISPPCPQHIPFLDDEPLLNITVDHTSSPSALYSGNILMKSFAEFPAVGAAEDVPRFAVLVGLRAPPLLDGAQDLERAPIDLVAVLDVSGSMNGSKLTLLKQAVCFVIDNLGPSDLLAIVTFSSRAQRNFPLRRMTEQGRQEAALAINGISANGGTNIVEGLKIGARVLEERLEKNPVASIILLSDGRDTYNSDNVNRRNSNRNHRSSNPTLIPDYLSLLPSSIRPCNREVPEAEDLSTFPVHTFGFGPDHDSSAMHAISDASGGTFSFIESVITVQDAFAMCIGGLLSVVVQELQLSCTAASPGVKIVSIPSGRYASEISEQGQQGIINIGDLYADEEKEFLVYLSIPSVKTAQVEDMVETSLLQIVCSYKNTVSNEMVRVEAKTVKIRRPQVLSPTDVVVSLEVDRQINRLAVEETIAEAQEMAERGNLEGAQALLNNRRSCLLSSASAQAGDGLCNRLDAELTEITEMMASEELYEQMG